The Emys orbicularis isolate rEmyOrb1 chromosome 14, rEmyOrb1.hap1, whole genome shotgun sequence genome includes a region encoding these proteins:
- the OSGIN1 gene encoding oxidative stress-induced growth inhibitor 1 has translation MYPVLNKRPNKSDSKPLPIVVIGNGPSGICLSYLLSGYIPYIKRGSVHPHPILQRKLEETPEVPIIDQDLEYLSEGLEGRSQSPVALLFDTLLRPDTDFGGTAESVLTWWHETNRAIPHLVLGRNPPGGAWHFIEGSMITLSQGEWMGLPDLQFKDWMRKKRRGLRNNRATAEDIAQYYQHYVAKKGLQKNFICGTVVTSVRKVSPDVNSSYAQRDPEGNSDSFWDFPEKEDDQIASGNLFQVDGFIKNTNGRQQPFSIYAENVVLATGTYDSPTKLGVNGEDLPFVHHKLSALEEAVKNKRVGMTSDPVLIVGAGLTAADAILFAHHCNIPVIHAFRRRVNDPGLIFNQLPKMMYPEYHKVHQMMKEQSVACPGPYECYISLPEHHVLSFTEDKKCVFQDKSGHQKVFNISLAFVLIGSNPNLSFLPNNGIDLAIDNEQPVNSKRNPINVDPFTYECVQEKGLYAVGPLAGDNFVRFVQGGALAVASSLLKKANKNPP, from the exons GGAATGGTCCTTCAGGAATTTGCCTTTCCTACCTGCTGTCTGGTTATATCCCTTACATCAAAAGGGGCTCTGTTCATCCTCATCCTATTCTACAGAGGAAACTAGAGGAAACACCAGAAGTCCCCATTATAGACCAG GATCTGGAGTACCTGTCTGAAGGTTTGGAGGGACGATCCCAGAGCCCCGTGGCTCTTCTTTTTGATACTCTGCTGCGTCCAGATACAGACTTTGGTGGAACTGCAGAATCTGTCCTCACTTGGTGGCACGAGACCAACAGGGCTATTCCCCATCTGGTCCTTGGCAGAAACCCTCCTGGGGGTGCCTGGCAT TTTATTGAGGGATCTATGATCACTCTGAGCCAAGGGGAATGGATGGGGCTTCCAGACCTTCAGTTCAAAGACTGGATGAGGAAAAAGAGAAG GGGCCTCAGGAATAACAGAGCCACAGCAGAAGACATTGCTCAATATTACCAACATTATGTGGCAAAGAAAGGGCTGCAGAAGAATTTTATCTGTGGGACTGTTGTGACATCTGTGAGGAAAGTGAGCCCAGATGTAAACTCCAGCTATGCACAGCGGGATCCTGAGGGGAACAGTGACTCCTTCTGGGATTTCCCTGAGAAAGAAGATGACCAGATTGCTAGTGGAAATCTCTTCCAGGTGGATGGATTCATCAAAAACACTAATGGTCGTCAGCAACCCTTCTCCATCTATGCAGAGAATGTGGTTTTAGCCACAGGAACATATGACAGTCCAACCAAGCTTGGAGTTAATGGAGAGGACCTTCCTTTTGTCCATCACAAACTCTCTGCCCTTGAAGAAGCCGTGAAGAACAAGAGGGTTGGCATGACATCAGATCCAGTCTTGATTGTAGGTGCTGGGCTGACCGCTGCTGATGCAATTCTCTTTGCTCACCATTGCAACATCCCAGTGATCCATGCCTTTCGCAGAAGGGTCAACGATCCAGGCCTCATCTTCAATCAGCTCCCCAAAATGATGTATCCGGAGTACCACAAAGTCCACCAGATGATGAAAGAACAGTCAGTTGCTTGTCCTGGGCCATATGAATGTTACATCAGCCTTCCTGAACATCATGTCCTGTCCTTtacagaggacaagaagtgtGTCTTCCAGGATAAGAGTGGTCACCAGAAAGTCTTTAACATTTCTTTGGCTTTTGTTCTCATTGGCTCAAACCCCAACCTCTCCTTCCTACCAAATAATGGCATTGACTTGGCAATTGACAATGAGCAGCCAGTCAACTCCAAGAGGAACCCCATCAACGTTGACCCATTTACCTACGAATGTGTTCAGGAGAAAGGGCTTTATGCTGTGGGACCATTAGCTGGGGACAACTTTGTGCGTTTCGTgcagggaggggctctggctgttgCCAGCTCTTTGttaaagaaagcaaacaaaaatccTCCTTAA